Proteins co-encoded in one Pseudarthrobacter chlorophenolicus A6 genomic window:
- a CDS encoding polyprenyl synthetase family protein, giving the protein MTNSADHSWTHAGHGLPDSEPSLNTTAIATGLQLPAGFAAIAGDPELGPAITNNLARVEKKLREAIANSDPLADATSRHLVEAGGKRIRPLLTLLCAHLGDASLPAVVQAAVVVELTHLATLYHDDVMDSAPFRRGAPTAHEVWGNSVAVLTGDLIFARASILVSELGGRALGIQARTFERLCLGQLHETVGPRPDEDPIEHYLSVIADKTGSLVAASGQFGAIFSGADEAYEDVLVEYGEKVGVAFQLADDVIDVTGVKVKSGKSPGTDLREGVPTLPVLFLRRDAAAGDQSAVELLKLIDGDLSSDEALAAAVAGLREHPVTAESWVVARRWADEAIAALAPLPEGVVKDSLSNFAVAVVDRAS; this is encoded by the coding sequence GCCGGCGGGCTTCGCCGCCATCGCCGGGGACCCCGAGCTGGGCCCGGCCATCACCAACAACCTGGCGCGCGTGGAAAAGAAACTGCGCGAGGCCATCGCCAACTCGGATCCGCTGGCTGACGCGACGTCGCGCCACCTGGTGGAAGCCGGCGGTAAGCGCATCCGGCCGCTGCTGACTTTGCTCTGCGCCCACCTCGGGGACGCATCGTTGCCCGCCGTGGTGCAGGCCGCCGTCGTGGTTGAGCTGACGCACCTTGCCACGCTCTACCACGACGACGTCATGGACTCCGCGCCCTTCCGCCGTGGCGCCCCCACGGCCCACGAGGTGTGGGGCAACTCCGTCGCCGTCCTGACCGGTGACCTGATCTTCGCCCGCGCCTCCATCCTGGTGTCCGAACTGGGCGGCCGCGCACTGGGCATCCAGGCCCGGACGTTCGAACGGCTGTGCCTGGGCCAACTGCACGAAACGGTGGGACCGCGGCCGGATGAAGACCCCATTGAGCACTACCTGTCCGTCATCGCGGACAAGACCGGCTCCCTGGTGGCTGCCTCCGGCCAGTTCGGTGCCATCTTCTCCGGCGCCGATGAGGCCTACGAGGACGTCCTGGTGGAGTACGGCGAGAAGGTGGGCGTGGCCTTCCAACTCGCCGACGACGTCATCGATGTCACCGGCGTGAAGGTGAAGTCCGGGAAGTCCCCGGGAACCGACCTGCGCGAAGGCGTCCCCACGCTGCCGGTCCTGTTTCTCCGGCGCGATGCCGCGGCCGGCGACCAGTCCGCCGTCGAACTCTTGAAGCTCATTGACGGGGACCTCTCCTCGGATGAGGCGCTGGCCGCTGCGGTCGCGGGGCTGCGCGAGCACCCCGTCACCGCCGAATCCTGGGTTGTTGCCCGCCGCTGGGCCGATGAGGCGATCGCCGCGCTGGCTCCGCTGCCCGAGGGCGTGGTCAAGGATTCACTGTCCAACTTCGCCGTTGCCGTGGTGGACCGCGCCAGCTGA